A genomic stretch from Saccharomyces paradoxus chromosome XVI, complete sequence includes:
- the LEE1 gene encoding Lee1p (similar to YPL054W): MDAFENMSVSNHPGSNARRSSQSAGEMFAPQIQDFQNIPRSFNNNNATVNLSKNYNAANQLPFSSHQQKIIMEHLLITKNNSQQQKDYSHVPCKFFKMGNCQAGSSCPFSHSPDIISSANNLPCKYFAKGNCKFGNKCVNAHVLPNGFKMNSREPIEITPPSQNNYLSHARSASFSTYMSPPLSAQTEFSNSASNANYFSSQYLMSSPQKSPEALNTEFFSPPSSSSSYINYNYNNSNLNAYSPVSSSSSNIWQEQGQTTLSNPSVNQNLRHRTGPAIQEESDNEIEELLIHNFNSRYCHE; this comes from the coding sequence GGTATCGAATCATCCAGGCAGTAACGCAAGAAGAAGCTCCCAATCAGCAGGCGAAATGTTCGCACCGCAGATTCAGGATTTCCAGAACATACCAAGGTCTtttaacaataacaatgcTACCGTGAATttgtcaaaaaattataatgCCGCTAATCAACTGCCCTTCTCGTCGCatcaacaaaaaattattatgGAGCATTTGCTGATAACGAAGAATAATTCTCAACAGCAGAAAGACTACTCTCACGTGCCatgcaaatttttcaagatggGCAATTGCCAAGCTGGCTCGTCTTGTCCTTTTTCTCATTCTCCAGACATCATCAGTTCTGCGAATAATTTACCTTGCAAATATTTTGCAAAGGGCAACTGTAAATTCGGTAACAAGTGTGTTAATGCTCATGTGTTACCAAATGGGTTCAAAATGAATAGTAGAGAGCCTATCGAAATTACTCCCCCTTCGCAGAATAACTACTTATCCCATGCTAGATCGGCCTCTTTTTCCACTTACATGTCTCCTCCTCTGTCTGCGCAAACAGAATTCTCTAATTCTGCCTCGAACGCAAACTATTTTTCCTCGCAATACCTAATGTCTTCCCCTCAGAAAAGTCCAGAGGCCTTAAATACCGAGTTCTTTTCTCCCCCctcgtcttcttcttcgtaCATCAACTATAATTATAATAACTCCAACCTTAATGCCTATTCTCCCgtatcttcatcttcctctaACATTTGGCAAGAGCAAGGCCAAACTACGTTATCGAACCCCAGTGTGAACCAGAATCTAAGACATCGTACAGGTCCTGCAATTCAAGAGGAATCTGacaatgaaattgaagaactGCTAATTCACAACTTCAATTCAAGATACTGTCACGAATAA
- the KTR6 gene encoding putative mannosyltransferase (Probable mannosylphosphate transferase~similar to YPL053C), translated as MHVLLSKKIARFLLISFVFVLALMLTLNHPTTKQISEQYFTPYLPKSLQPIAKISAEEQRRIQQEQEEAELKQSLEETAIRNATNNAIKEKIKSYGGNETTLGFMVPSYINHRGSPPRACFVSLITEKDSMTQILQSIDEVQAKFNKNFAYPWVFISQGELDEMKKEMIYQAMTDSMNGDSELIDITFTEVPADEWVYPEWVDENRAADSLIALANIPDGDSRAARYQARYFAGFFWRHPALNEFDWYWRVDPGIKLYCDIDYDLFRWMQDEGKVFGFTLSMSEAKEANEKIWDVTKKFAKDFPKFISENNFKSFITKKDSEDFNNCEFKSNFEIGNLNFYRSPAYRKFFEYIDNEGGIFYWKWTDSMIHTIGLSMLLPKDKVHFFENIGFHYDLYNSCPLNDDIWNQYNCDCDQGNDFTFRSGSCGGHYFDIMKKDKPEGWDRLP; from the coding sequence ATGCACGTACTACTGAGTAAAAAAATCGCACGGTTTTTGTTAATTTCGTTTGTTTTCGTGCTTGCACTAATGCTGACATTAAATCATCCGACAACAAAGCAGATATCTGAACAGTATTTTACACCATATCTTCCGAAATCTCTGCAACCTATTGCGAAAATTAGTGCGGAGGAACAGAGGCGTATACAACAGGAACAGGAAGAAGCCGAGTTGAAGCAATCTTTAGAAGAAACAGCCATTAGAAATGCCACCAACAATGCTATTAAGGAAAAGATCAAATCCTATGGTGGTAACGAAACGACGCTAGGGTTCATGGTACCATCGTATATCAATCATAGAGGGTCGCCACCAAGGGCATGCTTTGTCTCACTAATCACTGAAAAGGACTCCATGACCCAAATCTTACAATCCATTGATGAAGTGCAGGCAAAatttaacaaaaattttgcgTACCCTTGGGTTTTTATCAGTCAGGGAGAACTTGACgaaatgaaaaaggaaatgatTTATCAAGCCATGACTGATTCCATGAATGGTGATTCTGAATTAATCGATATTACGTTTACTGAAGTTCCTGCGGACGAATGGGTATACCCTGAGTGGGTTGATGAAAATAGAGCAGCAGATTCACTAATTGCACTAGCAAATATACCGGATGGTGATTCTAGAGCTGCAAGATATCAAGCAAGATATTTTGCAGGGTTCTTTTGGAGACATCCAGCTCTGAATGAGTTTGACTGGTATTGGAGAGTAGACCCTGGTATTAAATTGTACTGTGATATCGATTATGACCTCTTTAGGTGGATGCAAGACGAAGGGAAAGTATTCGGTTTCACATTGAGTATGAGTGAAGCTAAGGAAGCCAATGAAAAGATTTGGGACGTTAcgaaaaaatttgcaaaagaTTTTCCGAAGTTTATATCTGAAAATAATTTCAAGTCAtttattacaaaaaaagactCTGAAGATTTCAACAATTGTGAATTcaaatcaaattttgaaatcgGTAATTTGAACTTTTATAGATCGCCAGCTTAcaggaaattttttgagtATATCGACAATGAGGGTGGTATTTTCTACTGGAAATGGACTGATTCCATGATCCACACAATTGGGTTATCGATGTTGTTGCCAAAGGATAAGGTACATTTTTTCGAAAATATAGGATTCCATTATGACCTGTACAATAGCTGTCCCCTAAACGACGACATATGGAACCAATATAATTGTGATTGTGACCAAGGTAATGATTTCACGTTCAGAAGTGGTTCATGTGGTGGACATTACTTCGACATTATGAAGAAAGATAAGCCAGAAGGTTGGGACAGGTTACCATAA
- a CDS encoding Oaz1 (Regulator of ornithine decarboxylase Spe1p~similar to YPL052W) — MESQFILDHNLLMKDRYSNQKPVAKLLKNKLVGDMKTTLKRLIYNENTKQYKNNNSNNGYNWRNLGSQYFILYLPLFTQELIWCKLNENYFHVVLPPLLNNNSLHDNHSNYINKDWLLALLELTSNLDQNFKFEYMKLRLYILRDDLINNGLDLLKNLNWVGGKLIKNEDRESLLNSSDLATDSISHLLGDENFVILEFEC, encoded by the coding sequence ATGGAATCTCAATTTATACTGGATCACAATCTTTTAATGAAGGACAGGTATAGCAACCAGAAACCTGTTGCCAAATTGTTAAAGAATAAGCTTGTAGGCGATATGAAAACTACATTAAAAAGACTAAtttataatgaaaatacCAAGCagtataaaaataataacagtaaCAATGGTTACAATTGGAGGAACCTGGGCTCACAGTATTTCATACTGTATCTTCCCCTATTTACACAAGAACTGATTTGGTGTAAACTGAACGAAAACTATTTCCATGTTGTATTACCGCCCTTACTGAATAACAATAGCCTTCATGATAACCACAGTAActatataaataaagatTGGTTACTTGCTCTCTTAGAGCTCACCTCTAACCTGGATCAAaacttcaaatttgaatacATGAAATTGAgattatatattttaagaGATGATTTAATCAATAACGGGTTGgatcttttaaaaaatcttaACTGGGTCGGTGGAAAACTgatcaaaaatgaagatagaGAAAGTTTGTTAAACTCGAGCGATTTGGCTACGGATTCTATATCTCATTTATTAggtgatgaaaattttgttattttggAGTTTGAATGTTGA
- the ARL3 gene encoding Arf family GTPase ARL3 (ARF-like small GTPase of the RAS superfamily~similar to YPL051W): MFHLVKGLYNTWNKKEQYSILILGLDNAGKTTFLETLKKEYSLAFKALEKIQPTVGQNVATIPVDNKQILKFWDVGGQESLRSMWCEYYSLCHGIIFIVDSSDRERLDECSTTLQSVVMDEEIEGVPILMLANKQDRQDRMEVQDIKEVFNKIAEHISARDSRVLPISALTGEGVKDAIEWMIIRLERNKKSRPPIYK; the protein is encoded by the coding sequence ATGTTTCACTTAGTTAAGGGACTTTACAACACTtggaataaaaaagaacaatatTCAATTCTGATATTAGGTTTAGACAATGCAGGTAAAACGACGTTTTTAgagacattgaaaaaggaatatTCTCTGGCGTTCAAAGCCTTGGAAAAGATACAGCCTACGGTAGGACAGAATGTGGCAACAATACCCGTCGATAATAAACagatcttgaaattttgggATGTGGGTGGGCAAGAATCATTGAGATCAATGTGGTGCGAATACTATTCCTTATGCCATGGTATAATTTTCATTGTGGATAGTTCAGATAGAGAGCGATTAGATGAATGTTCCACGACCCTACAGTCAGTTGTAatggatgaagaaattgaaggtGTGCCCATCTTGATGCTGGCCAATAAACAAGATAGACAAGATAGAATGGAAGTGCAGGACATAAAGGAAgtattcaataaaattgCGGAGCATATAAGCGCCAGAGATAGTAGAGTTTTACCAATAAGTGCATTGACTGGAGAAGGTGTTAAAGATGCTATTGAATGGATGATTATTAGACTAGAGAGGAATAAAAAGTCAAGACCACCAATTTATAAATGA
- the MNN9 gene encoding mannosyltransferase complex subunit MNN9 (Subunit of Golgi mannosyltransferase complex~similar to YPL050C) has product MSLSLVSYRLRKNPWVNIFLPVLAIFLIYIIFFQRDQSLLGLNGQSISQHKWAHEKENTFYFPFTKKYKMPKYSYKKKSGWLFNDHVEDIIPEGHIAHYDLNKLRSTPEAAVNKEHILILTPMQTFHQQYWDNLLQLNYPRELIELGFITPRTATGDLALKKLENAIKKVQTDKKTQRFSKITILRQNSQSFDKLMEKERHALDVQKERRAAMALARNELLFSTIGPHTSWVLWLDADIIETPVSLIQDMTKHNKAVLAANIYQRFYDQEKKQPSIRPYDFNNWQESDIGLEIASQMGDDEIIVEGYAEIATYRPLMAHYYDANGASGEEMALDGVGGGCTLVKAEVHRDGAMFPNFPFYHLIETEGFAKMAKRLNYDVFGLPNYLVYHIEEENH; this is encoded by the coding sequence ATGTCGCTTTCTCTTGTGTCGTACCGTCTAAGAAAGAACCCGTGGGTTAACATTTTCCTGCCTGTTTTGGCCATATTTCtaatatatattatttttttccagagGGATCAATCTTTATTAGGACTTAATGGTCAATCCATTTCCCAACACAAATGGGCAcacgaaaaagaaaacacaTTCTATTTCCCCTTCACCAAGAAATATAAGATGCCAAAGTACTCctataagaaaaaaagcgGCTGGTTGTTCAATGACCACGTGGAAGATATTATTCCAGAAGGCCATATTGCACATTATGATTTGAACAAATTGCGCTCTACTCCGGAAGCAGCTGTCAATAAGGAACatattttgatattgaCTCCAATGCAAACATTCCATCAACAATACTGGGACAATTTGCTGCAGTTGAATTATCCTCGGGAATTGATTGAATTGGGGTTCATTACACCTAGAACAGCCACTGGTGATTTGGCCCTAAAGAAACTAGAAAATGCCAtcaaaaaagttcaaaCGGACAAGAAGACCCAAAGATTTAGTAAAATTACTATTTTGCGACAGAATTCCCAGAGTTTCGACAAGTTGATGGAGAAGGAAAGACACGCGTTAGATGTTCAAAAGGAGAGACGTGCAGCAATGGCTTTGGCGCGCAACGAATTACTATTTTCCACCATAGGGCCTCACACTTCTTGGGTTTTGTGGCTGGATGCCGATATTATAGAGACGCCAGTATCCTTAATTCAAGATATGACCAAACACAACAAGGCTGTCTTAGCTGCAAATATTTATCAAAGATTCTACGATcaagagaagaaacaaCCATCAATCAGACCATACGATTTCAACAACTGGCAAGAAAGTGACATTGGTTTGGAAATAGCCTCTCAGATGGGTGATGACGAGATTATTGTTGAGGGTTATGCAGAGATTGCCACTTATAGGCCATTAATGGCACATTACTATGACGCCAATGGCGCATCAGGTGAGGAAATGGCACTGGATGGTGTCGGTGGTGGATGTACTTTGGTTAAAGCGGAAGTTCATAGAGACGGTGCCATGTTCCCTAATTTCCCCTTTTATCATTTGATTGAAACGGAAGGTTTTGCCAAGATGGCGAAGAGATTAAACTATGACGTATTTGGTTTACCAAACTATTTGGTTTATCAcatagaagaagaaaaccatTAA
- the DIG1 gene encoding Dig1p (MAP kinase-responsive inhibitor of the Ste12p transcription factor~similar to YPL049C), which produces MAVSPRLRTTGEDTSMAKSAEDPIGDVEISTKSASGNSDGNNKNSPDGSSVGQEPELEHIPEENDSADKEADHEDCEAATAKKRKIQPLKNPKKSLKRGRVPAPLNLSDSNTNTHACSSKEGSLASSNSAHFPSVINQSVKSAPAQVTQHSKFQPRVQYLGKASSRQSIQVNNNSNNYGKVHMPSAGVMTAMNPYMPMNRYIMSPYYNPYGIPPPHMLNKPIMTPYGSYPYPMGPRTSIPFAMQGGNTRPYEENEYGGSSYRNKRVNDSYDSPLSGTASTGKTRRSEEGSRNSSPGSSANASPTQQRTDLRPTSDMIPTEEYHFERDALLSANTKARSASTSTSTSTSISTNRDRSSWHEAEANEEDEEGTDLAIEDGAVPTPTFTTFQRASQPQQQSPSLLQGEIRLSSHIFAFEFPLSSNNVDKKMFMSICNKVWNESKELTKKSSSHHKTGK; this is translated from the coding sequence ATGGCCGTGTCACCCCGTTTGAGAACGACTGGTGAAGATACATCCATGGCTAAATCAGCAGAAGATCCAATTGGTGATGTGGAAATCAGTACGAAAAGTGCTAGTGGCAACAGCGATGGCAACAACAAGAATTCGCCAGACGGAAGCAGTGTTGGCCAGGAACCAGAACTAGAGCACATCCCAGAGGAGAATGACTCCGCTGATAAGGAAGCAGATCATGAGGATTGTGAGGCAGCCACAgcgaagaagaggaaaattcAACCATTGAAGAATCCCAAGAAATCACTGAAGAGGGGTAGGGTTCCAGCGCCTTTGAATCTATCGGATAGCAACACTAATACACATGCTTGTAGCTCTAAAGAGGGCAGCTTGGCTTCGTCTAACTCAGCACATTTTCCTTCTGTTATTAATCAGAGCGTGAAAAGCGCGCCTGCACAAGTTACACAGCATTCTAAGTTCCAGCCTCGTGTACAATACTTGGGAAAGGCCAGTTCTAGACAATCCATTCAGGTGAACaataatagcaataatTACGGGAAAGTACACATGCCTTCGGCGGGCGTCATGACCGCGATGAATCCTTACATGCCCATGAACCGCTACATAATGTCACCATACTATAATCCGTATGGTATTCCTCCGCCTCACATGCTGAACAAGCCCATAATGACACCCTACGGCTCGTATCCATATCCGATGGGTCCGCGAACCTCCATCCCTTTTGCTATGCAAGGCGGCAACACTAGACCCTACGAAGAGAATGAGTACGGTGGTAGCAGCTACAGGAACAAGAGAGTAAATGACTCTTACGATTCGCCCTTGAGTGGCACTGCTTCCACTGGGAAAACCAGAAGATCTGAAGAAGGTTCAAGAAATTCTAGTCCGGGCTCAAGTGCGAATGCCAGTCCCACGCAACAGCGCACTGATTTGCGCCCAACCTCTGATATGATTCCTACGGAAGAATACCATTTTGAACGGGATGCCTTACTCTCGGCCAACACCAAAGCTAGAAGCGCGAGCACGAGCACAAGCACGAGCACAAGCATAAGCACAAACAGAGACAGGAGTTCATGGCACGAGGCAGAAGCcaatgaagaggatgaagaggGTACGGACTTAGCCATCGAGGACGGAGCGGTCCCCACTCCGACTTTTACTACGTTCCAGCGGGCTTCGCAACCACAGCAGCAGTCGCCCAGTCTTCTTCAAGGCGAAATCCGACTCTCGTCCCATATTTTTGCCTTTGAGTTCCCATTGAGCTCTAACAATGTTGACAAGAAAATGTTTATGAGCATATGTAATAAGGTATGGAATGAATCGAAGGAActgacaaaaaaatcatcatcacaCCACAAAACAGGCAAGTAG
- the CAM1 gene encoding translation elongation factor EF1B gamma (One of two isoforms of the gamma subunit of eEF1B~similar to YPL048W), with amino-acid sequence MSQGTLYANFRIRTWVPRGLVKALKLDVKVVEPDTAIEQFARDFPLKKVPAFVGPKGYKLTEAMAINYYLVKLSQDEKMKAQLLGADDDLNAQAQIIRWQSLANSDLCIQIANTIVPLKGGAPYNKKSFDSAMDAVGKIVDIFEDRLKNYTYLVTESISLADLVAASIFTRYFESLFGTEWRAQHPAIVRWFNTVRASSFLKDEYKDFKFADKPLSPPQKKKEKKAPTAAANPSKKKEEAKPAATETETSSKKPKHPLELLGKSTFVLDDWKRKYSNEDTRPVALPWFWEHYSPEEYSLWKVTYKYNDELTLTFMSNNLVGGFFNRLSASTKYMFGCLVVYGENNNNGIVGAVMVRGQDYVPAFDVAPDWESYDYAKLDATNDDDKEFINNMWAWDKPVSVNGEAKEIVDGKVLK; translated from the coding sequence ATGTCACAGGGTACTTTATATGCTAACTTCAGAATCAGAACTTGGGTCCCAAGAGGTCTTGTCAAGGCTTTGAAGCTGGACGTCAAGGTTGTTGAACCAGATACCGCCATTGAACAGTTTGCAAGGGACTTTcctttgaagaaagttCCGGCTTTCGTGGGTCCAAAAGGCTATAAGTTAACCGAGGCCATGGCCATTAACTACTATTTGGTAAAGCTTTCACAGGACGAGAAAATGAAGGCTCAACTATTGGGTGCTGACGATGACTTAAATGCTCAAGCACAGATTATCAGATGGCAATCGCTGGCAAACAGTGATCTCTGCATCCAGATCGCCAATACCATTGTCCCCTTGAAGGGCGGCGCTCCTTATAACAAGAAGAGCTTTGACTCTGCCATGGACGCTGTTGGCAAGATCGTCGACATCTTCGAGGATAGATTGAAAAACTACACGTATTTGGTTACGGAAAGCATCTCCTTGGCCGACTTGGTGGCTGCCTCGATTTTCACCAGATACTTCGAGAGCCTATTCGGTACCGAATGGAGAGCTCAACATCCAGCCATCGTGAGATGGTTCAATACCGTCAGAGCTTCATCATTCTTGAAGGACGAGTACAAGGATTTTAAGTTCGCTGACAAGCCATTGAGTCCCCcacaaaagaagaaggaaaagaaggccCCAACTGCCGCTGCCAACCCctcaaagaagaaggaggAAGCCAAGCCGGCCGCTACTGAGACTGAAACTTCTTCTAAGAAGCCAAAGCATCCATTGGAATTATTGGGCAAGTCAACTTTCGTTTTGGATGACTGGAAGAGAAAGTACTCCAATGAGGACACTAGACCAGTTGCTTTGCCTTGGTTTTGGGAGCACTACAGCCCAGAAGAGTATTCCCTATGGAAGGTCACCTACAAGTATAACGACGAATTGACTTTGACTTTCATGTCTAACAACTTGGTCGGCGGTTTCTTTAACAGATTGTCCGCCTCTACCAAGTATATGTTCGGTTGTCTAGTTGTGTACGgtgaaaacaacaataacggTATCGTTGGTGCGGTTATGGTTAGGGGTCAAGACTACGTTCCAGCTTTCGATGTCGCACCAGACTGGGAATCCTACGACTATGCCAAGTTGGATGCAACTAACGACGACGACAAAGAATTTATCAACAACATGTGGGCTTGGGATAAGCCGGTTTCCGTCAATGGCGAAGCAAAGGAAATTGTTGACGGTAAGGTTTTGAAATAA
- the SGF11 gene encoding SAGA histone acetyltransferase complex subunit SGF11 (Integral subunit of SAGA histone acetyltransferase complex~similar to YPL047W) — protein sequence MTEETITIDSISNGILNNLLTTLIQDIVARETTQQQLLKTRYPDLRSYYYDPNGSLDINGLQKQQESSQYIHCENCGRDVSANRLAAHLQRCLSRGARR from the coding sequence ATGACCGAAGAAACTATTACTATAGACTCTATTTCAAATGGGATACTGAACAACCTGTTAACCACGTTGATCCAGGACATTGTGGCTCGGGAAACTACTCAACAACAATTGCTGAAAACAAGATATCCGGATCTTCGTAGTTATTATTACGATCCGAATGGTTCTCTCGATATTAATGGACTACAGAAACAACAAGAGTCGTCTCAGTATATCCACTGTGAAAATTGTGGCAGAGATGTGTCCGCAAACAGGCTGGCAGCTCATTTACAGAGATGTTTGAGTAGAGGCGCTAGACGTTGA
- the ELC1 gene encoding elongin C (Elongin C, conserved among eukaryotes~similar to YPL046C), with translation MSQDHVTLVSKDDKEYEISRSAAMVSPTLKAMIEGLFKESKGRIELKQFDSDILAKVVEYLNYSLKYSGISEDDDEIPEFEIPTEMSLELLLAADYLGI, from the coding sequence ATGTCTCAAGATCATGTTACGCTAGTGTCAAAAGACGACaaagaatatgaaatatCACGATCTGCTGCGATGGTTTCACCTACGTTAAAAGCTATGATTGAAGGGCTCTTCAAGGAAAGTAAAGGCCGGATAGAACTCAAGCAGTTTGATTCTGATATTCTAGCGAAGGTTGTGGAATATTTAAATTACAGTCTCAAATACAGCGGCATTAGCGAGGACGATGATGAGATTCCAGAGTTTGAAATACCGACTGAAATGTCGTTAGAGCTGCTGCTCGCAGCAGACTATTTGGGTATATAG
- the VPS16 gene encoding tethering complex subunit VPS16 (Subunit of the HOPS and the CORVET complexes~similar to YPL045W) yields MKNPSFDWERLKDVFYRSRAIGELKWPTQYEDFKCALSLTVIAVEIQDFIQVYNYFGQLLGKINLQRIHEDIIKFEFDKDEKLTLVTKNCVKIVKSWSPLTIESIPLQDSIIDTIWDYHNGIMLLTKSRDIYKLNGNEWELLYENKDKKYNLLTKNHWSCNDDTIILLDVDHVYQVSTSNGALLKLIADSSWHKVKISSKGFICLYNMKYNKLQIFKDPVRILMEHNLDSTPDDICWCGNDTVACSFEDEIKLYGPDGLYVTFWYPFTVTNLRAEVDGLKVITTEKIYFLSRVQPQTSNIFRIGSTEPGAMLVDSFSLLEDHAPKAIEILKNFVLEKGVLDCIAAAIDEFEPKLQKMLLNAASYGKASLQYKSFDASIFVDACNTIKLLNCFRSFGIFLTVEEYKGITLKGVLDRLLTYHRYYECIQICKLANEQFLLGYVFTEWAKAKIKGSPDIEDDELLEIFKSRLSVIDVTGTVQMVAIANVAYLEGRFQLSRDLALLEKDEEAKIEQLYNLDDDSIALKECIKVQNSSLTISLLIALSKKLTNSQLTKLLIIDMFNNPLYLYYMRMDKAYLYDFYRQTDRFIDLAHVLLQQGKEQQSLHSFLPQIKDLYSKAQNSESASNVVEQLQRQEKLWVYQESLGKRFGISFTNMTLDQTLSKLIETGQDKQVKEIVKKFKINERKLYHLKCRTLVQAKRFDELLQFARSRKSPIGYMPFYTYLKSRGHINKATPYVNMIPGLSYQEKKKLYMDCKSFRDAIQLAGKEKDIPGLKEIYNIIPSNEPELKALANETMSKI; encoded by the coding sequence atgaaaaaccCTAGCTTTGACTGGGAAAGATTGAAAGATGTATTTTATAGAAGCAGAGCCATTGGCGAATTAAAATGGCCAACTCAGTACGAGGACTTCAAATGTGCCTTGTCATTAACCGTCATTGCTGTAGAAATTCAAGACTTTATACAAGTATACAATTATTTTGGGCAACTGTTAGGTAAGATCAATTTGCAGAGAATTCATGAAGATATAATAAAGTTTGAGTTCGATAAAGATGAGAAGCTGACACTGGTTACGAAAAACTGCGTCAAAATTGTAAAAAGTTGGTCCCCATTGACGATAGAAAGTATCCCGTTGCAAGACTCAATCATTGATACTATCTGGGACTACCATAATGGAATCATGTTGCTAACAAAATCTCGTGATATATACAAGTTAAACGGAAATGAATGGGAACTCCTttatgaaaacaaagataaaaaatacAACCTATTAACAAAAAATCACTGGAGTTGCAATGACGACACCATCATTTTACTGGATGTTGACCATGTGTATCAAGTGAGTACCTCAAATGGGGCACTATTGAAGTTAATCGCAGATTCATCGTGGCACAAGGTAAAGATCTCATCTAAAGGGTTTATTTGCCTTTACAATATGAAGTACAATAAACTGCAAATATTCAAAGATCCAGTAAGAATACTAATGGAGCACAACTTGGATTCTACACCAGATGATATATGCTGGTGTGGCAACGATACCGTTGCGTGTTCTTTCGAGGACGAAATCAAATTATACGGGCCGGATGGTTTGTATGTAACATTTTGGTATCCTTTTACTGTAACCAACCTGAGGGCAGAGGTTGACGGCCTGAAGGTTATTACGACAGAAAAGATTTACTTTTTATCAAGAGTACAGCCTCAGACTTCTAATATCTTTAGAATTGGATCAACTGAGCCAGGTGCAATGCTTGTTGACTCATTTAGTTTACTGGAGGATCACGCACCCAAAGcaattgaaatattgaagaattttgtCCTGGAGAAGGGTGTTCTGGACTGTATTGCTGCTGCGATAGATGAATTCGAACCCAAACTACAAAAAATGTTATTGAACGCAGCATCGTATGGGAAGGCTTCTTTGCAGTATAAGTCTTTTGATGCAAGTATATTCGTAGATGCCTGCAATACgataaaattattaaacTGCTTTAGAAgttttggtatttttttgACAGTGGAGGAGTACAAGGGTATCACCTTGAAAGGTGTTCTTGATAGGCTGTTGACATATCACAGATATTACGAATGTATACAGATATGCAAATTGGCTAATGAACAGTTTCTTTTGGGATACGTGTTTACTGAGTGGGCAAAGGCTAAAATTAAGGGCAGCCCTGACatagaagatgacgaaTTGCTCGAGATATTCAAATCTCGCCTAAGTGTTATAGATGTGACGGGTACAGTGCAAATGGTTGCTATTGCGAATGTTGCATATCTAGAAGGAAGATTCCAGTTATCTCGGGATTTAGCTTTGTTAGAGAAGGACGAAGAAGCTAAAATTGAGCAACTGTATAATCTTGATGATGATAGTATAGCACTAAAGGAGTGTATTAAAGTGCAGAATTCTAGCTTAACAATTTCATTGCTCATTGCACTCTCTAAAAAGCTAACAAATTCCCAACTGACGAAGCTTTTGATCATTGATATGTTCAACAACCCCTTGTACCTCTACTACATGAGGATGGATAAAGCCTACTTGTACGATTTTTACCGCCAAACGGACCGATTTATTGACTTGGCTCACGTATTACTGCAGCAGGGAAAAGAACAGCAATCTTTGCACAGCTTTTTACCGCAAATTAAAGACCTCTATAGCAAAGCACAAAACAGTGAATCGGCCAGTAATGTCGTAGAACAACTTcaaagacaagaaaaattgtgGGTATACCAGGAATCATTAGGCAAAAGATTCGGTATCTCATTCACTAATATGACTCTAGATCAAACGCTTTCAAAGTTAATCGAAACAGGACAAGACAAACAAGTGAAAGAAATAGttaaaaagttcaaaatAAACGAAAGAAAGCTGTATCACTTAAAATGTAGAACATTAGTTCAAGCCAAGAGGTTCGACGAACTACTACAGTTTGCTCGGTCAAGGAAATCACCAATTGGTTATATGCCATTCTACACATACTTAAAAAGCAGAGGACATATAAATAAAGCTACCCCTTATGTTAATATGATACCTGGCCTTTCTTAccaggaaaagaaaaagctttATATGGACTGTAAGAGCTTTCGTGATGCAATTCAACTAGCaggaaaggaaaaagacATTCCGGGCCTAAAGGagatatataatattatacCTTCCAATGAACCAGAATTAAAAGCACTTGCGAATGAAACGATGAGCAAAATATAG